Within Vicia villosa cultivar HV-30 ecotype Madison, WI linkage group LG1, Vvil1.0, whole genome shotgun sequence, the genomic segment AATGGGAGGCtccaaccaacataaaacaatataatagtGATGATTGTTTGAAGTGGTTAGGAACCCAAATTTGGCCGATGCCTTCTTCATCTAGAAATAATGCAGAGTGTATTGGAAAAGGTAGGCCCGACTCAAGCTCGGGTGAGAATCTTGAATTAGTTGATCGTGTTAAAAAACACGGTGAAGCTAGCGAATGCTTAAAATTGAAGGTTAATGGCTCCTTCTCAAGTTGGGAGTTTGATAACAAGAATGGTGTTTCAAAATCATGGACAATGGAAGATGAGGTAATTTGAATCTCTAGTAAAATTGAATCTACTATAAAGCGACACAATTTTGGAAGCTCACCATGGAGTACTTTCCATCCAAATCTATTGAGTGCATGATGAATTACTATTTTAATGTATACATCCCTAAATGCATGACTATATAAGAGAAGGTCTCCCTTTGGATGGTGAATCAAAATGGTAACTATGAGATTGAAGGGGCATGTTGATCTAAAGGTATGGCTATGATTTCAAttggaaaaattttgaaaattgcaACATTGGAGATATTAGGAGCTCAAAATCTAGCTCATGCATCTTCAATATCACTATCATTTAGAAGATGTAGTCTTTAAATGTGCTCTAAATTCTTAAAAGTTAAGTTTCCATACTTATGCATGGATGGtattttaagaaatataaaaaaattgatataagtTTTGTACTTAAATTTATTGTTAGAAATTTTGCTTTTATTGTGGTATGTCCTTAGTCGTATAATTGCGTTATTTTAGTTGTTTATTTGCAACCTCCTGTACTTCTTTTCAGTTGGATTTTAAAAGTGAATTTAGTCACGCATTGTTTAGAAATATGACCTATGTAGTTTTAAGAAAGTTTAGTGTGTCTTACAAATTAATTTATACGAATGAATTAGGTCTGACTTATGTTATCATAATTTATCCTATATTTTTTGTTGGACTTTCTGATTGTGCACACCTTCAAACTCACTTAGGCTTGAGCCTTACCAGATGAAATGGATTTTTGGAAATTTTATAATTTCTTCCATTTctcaattttctttctttttattcaaACTACTAGCAAATACCCGTGCGTctgcacgggtaaatttatttgatactatatagattttatttaaatgtacatgtaaatttaaaatgagttatttaatcataaaataaataataataataataataataataataataataataataataataataataataatataaaattcaattttgacatttgaaaataaaaatattgtttttcaaattaagacaattgttaattaaaataaaatatgtattttgctgatagtggcccgtgaaaaaaatagaaatgttgacatttgaaaataaaaattttgtgtctcagataattgttaattaaaataaaataggtattttactTATAGTGGCCTAtgagaaaaatagaaattttaacatttaaaaataaaaattttatgtctcaaataaagtcaattgttaattaaaataagataggtattttgttgatagtggcccgtgagaAGAATAAAAACTTtgacttttaaaaataagaattttgtgtgtcaaataaagacaattgttagttaaaataaaataggtattttgttgatagtggaccgtgagaaaaataaaaattttgactttttaaaataagaattctctgTCTCAAACAATAAAATCGGTATTTTACTCAGCCTTTGTAGTAGACAATGCTACACACTTTTGCAATATGAATTGCCAAGCCACAACCCCCTGCAAATTTAATCATGTAGCCGGAAGTGGTTTTTCTAGAATCAATATCTCCAGCCATATCAGAGTCAGAGTACCCCACTAGAGTAGGCTTATCTCCTCCAAAAAAAGCCTCATATAAGTAGTACCGCGAAGATACTTGTagctcggtgaactgacttttattttttaagcaagcaatgttgcggtaagcatgagtcgccaccgacttttattttgtccaacatCTTGGAAGGGTAAAAAGAACAAAAAATACCCTTTcttaagaaaacgggctcggggggtagattatgaaaGGGGAATGTGTAAGcatccttttcatccgtagttgtctacgggctcttaatttacttagctcatgtttgttttgtttgatttaagttgaaaagggacataaggactttagcgtaaatgcgtagccttagtctttaaaagagttttgaaaagatattttttttatcGAGCtaagcatattaagagcactaccctaaattggtcttttctatgctttttattcTTCTAAGAAAGGGATAGGGCTATCCTTACCAtttagggtaggtagtcctattgtTTGGACGTgtgggacaatcgaagggtcatcgaggtcgttgaaagcaacaggtagaggtacctttagcaagttcgaagggacgatcgtcactttttcgtaggcaacaatcgagggtcatcgagggacttagtgaagATTTTATattgagggacctttgctaatgggtacctctacattttgagggacacgaccttataatcgaaggcaaccaagaggggcgtaccctaagggtgagtgcgtgcaagtgtgttgtattcgattatatttatcttattttttaatGTGATCTAACGTTTTGTTTTTCAGTCTTATAATACAAACCTATCATACAtctaaacaatataataataaaatacggAAATTAAAAAGTGCGGGAAAGTAAAAAGACTCCTTTAAATATTTACATTTGACCGATATACATTCTaataataaaagcaataaaataaacaaaacacgCGCCATACACGGGTTTTCAAGGTGAGAAAAGAAAATCGAGAGAAAGTAAGAAATAATTGATGGTTAAttagcaaattaaattaaattaaaactactTGATTAAgtcctaaatttaaaattaatcattaggttatttaattaattatcctAAACATATTaccttaattaaattataaagaaaaataaaaaagctaTGTTTAAAATTATCAAAACCTAATTTACTAATatgtttaattaaaataaatgagcAAATAAATTAAGGTTAACTATGATACTAATCCTAATTTCTAAATGATTAAACTAATTAACCTAAATTCATTACCCTAATTATAtaacaattaattttaattatttattgattAATTAGTTAAAGAAAAAGGATAGAAAAGTGTAAAAGAtgcaaagaaaacaaaaaaactcAGGTAAATGGCCCCTGGATGAGTCGAACTGGGGACCTCCTGGTTACCAAATACTCCAGCCATCTGTGCTACGCtgcaccacaatatcagtattAAGACtgggcatatcttcgtaggaccaagagAAGATCTCAACATAGTCACGTAGCATCTGAATCAGTCTCTGTTTGACACTATCTTCCAACCCAGCGCCTaccttgacttctctcttttctTCATCAGTACCAAGATTCACAACTTCAATcggctcttcgtgcggctgtatagtcttttcttcttgctctaacaGTCTGGCAAGTTCTttaggcacttcacaatcttcctcgccttcatcctcagcttggtagatcggattatcAAAGTCAtaattggcaatagcagagttgttatcaatgggatccagagtggatgtgaatctgcagtgtattatgtgggtgtatgtaagaacacatagctatttaaTAATATAACAGGACAAAAACATGGAGCGCAAAATTTGAATGTGAAACGTCCAATGatttatttgaatgaaaatatgataatgaaatgacaagccctaacaaatggaccaCTGTGCCCCGGGCAAGGCGCAAggctttaaagtttattgtttgaATTACATAACCAGAACTtggaaaagaaaaacaataaaaacaggAAAATTGCAATTACTCCTGGTTGAAGGAGATAGAGATAACATCTTCCGTCTTCCAGTTGTTCAGCCCTTTGTCAggtgtaggaaagatccacttgtctAGATTACAGTCGCTCTCACCATCTTCTAAAGCATTGACTCCCTTACTGATGAAGtgagacattaatcctccaggGCGGGTATGATGATTACTCTTCTGAGTTCCAGTAGTACAACCTAACCCAAGCTTGTCAAACTTGCAGGGGACGTTAATGAGTTGGCCCCAAATAGTACAACCACAGCCTTAGCATCCTTCAGAGAAGCCATTGTCGGAGGGATCCGGGTAACTTTAGGAACATTAGGAGTGTGCTTGGCAGCAGAGAAAACCTGAGGGACCAATTCAAAAGTCTGGCAAGGAGTATCGATGAATTCGCCGTTCACTTCGACATACTTGTACTCATTCACATAGCTAACCACGTATTCTTCTTCTCCATGCACAGTGATGATCTTGCCATTTACAGGGTACTTCGGCTTCTGATGCAAAGTAGATGTCACAGCACTCGCCCCATGTATCCACGAGCGCCCAAGCAAGCAGGAATAAGCGGGATGAATATCCATCACGTAGAACAAGGAATTGAAagtctgagaacccactctgatcgggagctcaacCTCTCCATAGACCGTACTCTTCGACCCATCGAAAGCCTTCACCACCACATCACTGGGTTTTAGTACCATCCCTTCAGAATCAAGTCTATCCAACACCATTTTAGCCAACACATTCAACGAGGAGCCGTTAtccaccagcacatgagacagagtagtGCCCATACAATCAATGGAGATGTGCAAGGCCTTGTTATGACTTTTTCCAGTGGGAGTcaaatcagcatcagaaaaccccaGGTAGTTGTTGGTTGTCAAGCTTGCAACACAGTTCTCGAATTGATTAAcaaaaatctcttgtggcacgtgCGCAACTTTTAGAAACTTCATCAGTGCCTTAGCATGAGCCTCAGAACAAGTTAATAATGATAGCATGGATATCTTGGAGGAAGTGTGCCCCAACTGTTCAATCACATCATAATCACTTTTCCGGATGATCTTCAGAATTTCATCCATTTCTTTATGGGAGACTTCTTCAGTAGTAGCTTCAACTGGTGTCTGAACTGGTTCTAGCAAGGTCGCTTTCCTCGCACATCAGCAGTTGAATCAGAAACAGGAATTTGGCCCGAGGTATTGGCATTTGGAGAGATTTCTGGGGAGAAAATCCTTCCGCTTCTTGTAACCTTACTAGTCCCCACGATATTGTCAACGTCGGGATTGGGAATTTTAACGGGCTCATCATTCAAAGGTTCTTGTTTCACACCATAGATGTACACATCATTGCCATAGCTCCAGGGGACAGCCTTGTCGGAGGAGTATGGGACTGGACCAGGCTTGGTAATGATCAAGGGAGCTACCTTGGGCTCAGCAGTGATCCTTATGGGGCTCTTGGTAGGAATCCTCACAGGAGTCTTAGAGATCACAGAcacgtcttcgaatttcaaattctgAGCTAGATCTTCATACAAATTTTCCATAGAAGGCATTCTTTCAAACAAGATCGTTCGATTATCCATCAAGCGTTGAATGTCAGTCTTCAACATTACACAACCATTTGACTGGGACGAGCAGTAGTAACAGTCTTCAACACAACCCGGAAATAAACCGGCTTGCAACAGCTTCTTCTTGATAACAGGGAGAGGAGTAGTCAGGCTCATCACGTCAGTAACATAAGAATCCTGGTCAATAACATTGACTGCTTTGTCATGCTTTAGCATAGGAGCAGTGATAACATTGGGAATTTATGAAGGATCGAACTccatttctccagcatctatcatgtcttgaatcttatttTTCATAGTCCAACAACTGTTTGTGTCATGTCCCGGGCTATTAGAATGGTACGCACACTTCGCATTGGGGTTATAACCAGGAGCAGTAGTATTAGTGGTCCTCGGAGGGTTCCTCACAGTGATCAAGCTCGCCTTTAATAGATATTGTAATGCTTGGGATAGtggcatgttgatttttatgaaattCCTTCTGGGCGCATCTTGTCTACGCTGGTATCCCTGCTGTTGATTTGGTCGAGGTGTTGGTGTAGAAATCAGGACAGCTCCAACAGATTGGCCATTATCAATTTTGTTGCGACCCCTCTGGCCATGCACAACATTAGCTTCAGTCATCCCACTATAGGGCTTCTTTGTAAcaccagaagaagtagccacttgaatcttccaacttcggatgccattctcaaCCCGTTCCCCAGTCAATATCAAGTCAGTGAAGCCGGCTGATGAGTTTCCCAGCAAATAATTGTAAAATGGACCAGTCAATGTAcccatgaacatatctaccatctctctgtcagccatagggggttgaactctgccagccaaATCCCTCcacttctgagcatactccttaaaACTTTCTCTCGGACCCATGGACATGCTCTGCAGTTGTGTACGAGtcggtgcgaggtcagcattatattggtattgcttatagaaagcaacagccaagtcttcccatgtacGGATATTGGTActctccagctgatagtaccattcgagttgagttctagACAAACTCTCTTGGAACAAGTGAATCCACAGCTTCTTGTCAGCGATgtgaggttggatcttcctcacatatgattttAGGTGCAGtttgggacaagagactccatcatactttgcaaaggttggagtcttgaattttggagggatcaCGACTCATGAGATGAGCCCTAGTTTCTCAATGTCTAGCCTTGGTATCTTCTGGATTTCCACAGCCTTCATCCGTTCCTCCAACTGTCTGTACTTATCCTCCAGATACTCTTCCTCATAGTAGTATTCTTCCTCCTATTCGTCTTGCTTGATAGAACCATTATTGCTCTTTTGATCGGTCTTGCCACTAGCATCGTCATCTTGTTCAGTCTCTTCTAGGATCTCGACTTCTTTGGCCTTTTTGAAAGGgcctcggaatcttcttcccatgttgaaAACACCCacgggtttcttggtcttcttctccttcttagtaAGGAGTGTCTTCAGCTATTCTTgtcccttggacaaattcaagaTCAGGGCTTGAAATTCAGCGTTCTGTGCTTGCAGATCCTTGACTGATTGCTCTAGATGATTCATTTTCTTAGCTAAAATAAACAGCTAGAAGATGAGTAACCTGTcatagaaacctgttatgcaatgtttatggaTGATATGCGCgattatgcaatgttttcaaggagttAAAGGATTTTAACGCATAGGAAAAAGAAAACTTGACATAAAAAGGATCAACTTGCAAGACCAATACGGACATAATTCATTAGTTACATCAAAGTATAGGAAAGTAGATAAGTGAATAAAAAATCTAAATTCTAGGGTCTTTGTCTTCTTGGCGGCGTTTCCTCTTCAGAACTCTGACTTCTTCCTTGTGTGTCTTGATCATTTCTTCCCGTTCTTGAACAAGTCTAGAAATCTCTTGCTCCCATAAGTTGATCTGATCTGGGGAAAcgaaatcttcaatcttccatttacGGGAAAAATAGTCAAGTAGAACCTCTTTCTCTTTAGCGTTCGCTATCAACGCTTCTTTTTCAGCCTCAACTTCTTGTAAGCGCCTCTTGTAGTAATCCATTTCTCTCTTCAATTGGTTGACGGTTGCAGTAAGGTCTTCATTCGGATAAGGAACATACGGTTCAAACACAACAGGAACAACAGGGGGAGTAATCCTTGGGACCACAGGTGTATCAGATGGGTATGGTATCCCAAATTCAACAACTCGGTCGTAAATCCATCTGAAATAAAGATCTGAAGGGATGTAATTTCTATTTCCCAAATCTCTTATACCAACTTTCTTTACCTTAGACCAAGCTCTAATGAAAAGTTTTTTCTTTCCAGATGTATCTGAATCATAGTCGAAGTTTTCTccactaagatatatggagcaTGGCTTGTCCTTCAAAGCGAAACCAAACTGATGTTGTGCCAAGATGGGGTTATAGGTTATTCCCCCTCGGGTACCAAGAAGAGGCACGTTAGGGAATTCTCCGCAACAATCAAACAACTGGATTCCCTCAAATTCTTTTTGATTCCAAATGATGTCGTCGTAGGAAAGCTTCATAATTCTCTGAAcccaagtcaaaccttcttcgTTATTTATTGTGGAACGggataagtgcgaaataaaccacttatgcaatagAGGTGCGCATCCAAGAATACAACCTTTTCCTTTAGATGATCGATGATGGATGGAATGCAACAAGTCACCCAATTGGGTAGGAACGGGATTATTGCTGAGGAAGATCTTAATAGCAATCACATTAACGATTTTTTCATAACGAGGGAATAAGACTTGTCCGTAGATCAGGAGAGCGAGGACTTTTTCAAGAGCGTCCATACTTGCAGCCTTAATCAGGACTTCAGCTTAACTATACAAGAAGTCAATAGGCAAACCAGAATATTTTCCTTTACTCAACCAAGCCTTTTTGATTTCTGACCAAGGTAAATGTAATACAGCAGCAACATCCTCCGACTTAGGAATCTCTTCTTCGCCAGTGTAGGGAATCTGATCAAGTACTGGTAATCCTAGTATGGATGCAAATTCCTCTAATGTGGGAACCAGCTGAAAGTCTCTATAAGTAAAGCAATGAAGGAGAGGATCATAGAACCGGATCATGGTGTTGAGGAGGGCTTCATCCATTTTGGTTCGTACCAGGCTGATTAGTTTGTTGAGAGGCCCAGAAAGCTCAAGAGTATCGAAAACATTATCACAAAGAACCTTTAAGGATGTAGGCACTTCCTTGAAACTGAGGCAGAATGGTTTACGAACTTTGatttccatgacctacaaaacaaattatggttaacaatcTTTTAActccttgaaatgggttagccatgatatgtatgaatgatgcatgtatgcatgaggcacaaacacaaacaagtccacacaaatcacacaatttccttaggcttggcttgcatggagtttgacaaagtgagatacccttccccaaaggtacttctacgGATAAaaagatttcagcaacagggttctaccagttactcagaattgtcagcccctctaaagcaccctcgaacatggtacatgcataccatgcaatgatactttaagaagaaacctatctgagttgtagtatcgggtcgcgaccataacttgacatgcatcaagaatagccctcccaatACGTTCCTAAAaatcaagatgggttaaaggtgactaaaggtccttgagctccggcgcacccaaaggtacatacgtaaacctctctcatgcaaaagaggtacataataaccagtggaggcctaaatCAAGCGCGGACTCTCATATTAACCAATCCCAaacatgcacaagggaggtctccatgactatgccgctcctatcttaaggtgcactcgaatccgggtataggattcatcttccaaaaaacccaagcaaccttgaaaagtaaagcaatcaaaacaaacaaattggtgatctaagccctaaggtaaacccctctttaaagactccccagcagagtcgccaattctgtaactcggtgaactgacttttattttttaagcaagcaatgttgcggtaagcatgagtcgccaccgacttttatttagtCCAACATCTTGGAAgggtaaaaagaacagaaaaagaccatttcttaagaaaacgggctcgggggtagattatgaaaagggaaggtgtaagcacccttttcatccgtagttgtctACGGCCTCTTAATTTatttagctcatgtttgttttgtttgatttaagttgaaaagggacataaggacttttgcgtaaatgcgtagccttagtctttaaaagagttttgaaaagatttttttttatcgagctaagcatattaagagcactaccctaaattggtcttttctatgctttttattcTTCTAAGAAAGGGATAGGGCTATCCTTACCAtttagggtaggtagtcctattgtTTGGACGTgtgggacaatcgaagggtcatcgaggtcgttgaaagcaacaggtagaggtacctttagccaGTTTGAAGGGACGATTGTCACTTTTTCGTacgcaacaatcgagggtcatcgagggacttagtgacgattttatattgagggacctttgctaatgggtacctctacatttcgagggacacgaccttataatcgaaggcaaccgagAGGGGCATACCCTaaggtgagtgcgtgcaagtgtgttgtattcgattatatttatcttgtttCTTAATGTGATCTAACATTTTGTTTTTCAGTCTTATAATACAAACCTATCATACAtctaaacaatataataataaaatacggAAATTAAAAAGTGCGGGAAAGTAAAAAGACTCCTTTAAATATTTACATTTGACCTATATACTTTCTaataataaaagcaataaaataaacaaaacacgCGCCATACACGAGTTTTCGAGGTGAGAAAAGAAAATCGAGAGAAAGTAAGAAATAATTGATGGTTaattatcaaattaaattaaattaaaactactTGATTAAgtcctaaatttaaaattaatcattaggttatttaattaattatcctAAACATATTaccttaattaaattataaagaaaaaaaaagctaTGTCTAAAATTATCAAAACCTAATTTActaatttgtttaattaaaataaatgagcAAATAAATTAAGGTTAACTATGATACTAATCCTAATTTCtaaataattaaactaattaacctAAATTCATTACCCTAATTATAtaacaattaattttaattatttattgattAATTAGTTAAAGAAAAAGGGTAGAAAAGTGTAAAAGATGCACAGAAAACAAAAAAACTCAGGTAAATGGCCCATGGATGAGTCGAACTGGGGACCTCCTGGTTACCAAATACTCCAACCATCTGTGCTATGCTGCTCAGTTGTTAATAAAcgcaaaaaaaaataaagaaatattaaaaCGTGTTCCAACAGTAATTTCAAACCAAAAGTCAAGTCGGGCCCACGTATGCCATGGACGGACGAATCAGGAAGACAAGAGATGCCACGCGTGTTGGTCAAACGGGCATGTGTACTGTTCATCGTCTCCTTCCTTtcacctgcggattttgttaTGAGTTTATCATTCCCAAACCTGCAAATTTGAAACGCGAACAACAAATAACAAGACAAAAACTTATCAACCCAGATCAACTAATTTGATCCCTAGGagttcattgatgatgtttgttTGGCCTGAAACTAACGATATCTATGAGAATGAAAGCCTCACGCGTTtgtgccctaaccatggtgaatTACATTCCACGCATTATGGCTTTGTCACGACGGTTCATACCTGTCCTAAACATTACCAGAAACTCATAAAAGGCATTAGAATCAATTGAAACGCATTGACACATGGTAAGCCAAAAATTCAAGAATGCATGAAAATTATGAATATGGTGTTAAAGTCCTACATGTTATGGGAATCAAACCTTGGTTCCTACCTCTTCTTGGATGTCTCAAGGACTGAAAGGAATGATCTTTTGGCCCTGAACAAGACTGCAAACTAGAATACGAAAATTTTCACTTTCTTGAAATTTTTGCAAGTATGGATTACTCTTGGGGGCTAGGTTTTCGTGGTCTCTGGGGCTGCTATTGTTTATGTATATATATCACACGAATTTAGGTCAAAAAGATTAAAGAAAGATTAAGAGACttgattgaaaaaatattttgttttgaatatgTATGAAAAGTTTCCTTTTTTTGGATTGAATCCTATTTTGAtgcttttttaacattttaattgGCCTTTGGATTGAGAATTGGG encodes:
- the LOC131655337 gene encoding uncharacterized protein LOC131655337; its protein translation is MDALEKVLALLIYGQVLFPRYEKIVNVIAIKIFLSNNPVPTQLGDLLHSIHHRSSKGKGCILGCAPLLHKWFISHLSRSTINNEEGLTWVQRIMKLSYDDIIWNQKEFEGIQLFDCCGEFPNVPLLGTRGGITYNPILAQHQFGFALKDKPCSIYLSGENFDYDSDTSGKKKLFIRAWSKVKKVGIRDLGNRNYIPSDLYFRWIYDRVVEFGIPYPSDTPVVPRITPPVVPVVFEPYVPYPNEDLTATVNQLKREMDYYKRRLQEVEAEKEALIANAKEKEVLLDYFSRKWKIEDFVSPDQINLWEQEISRLVQEREEMIKTHKEEVRVLKRKRRQEDKDPRI